The Hymenobacter sp. DG01 sequence AGTGTTTGAACAAGGTTTCGCGGGCAATTTCATCGAGCCCCAGCCCACCAATGCGCGTTACGGCTCCGGTGAAATAAGCATCCACTACCTCCCGGTTGATGCCCAGAATCTCGAACACCTGTGCACCGTGGTACGACTGCAGGGTGCTAATGCCCATTTTGGAGAAGATCTTCAGCAGCCCGTCGCACACGGCTTTGCTGTAGTTGGCTTGCAGCTTCCCTACCTCCTGCGCGGGCCCCAACCTCCCGTCCCCGTGCAAGGTTCGGATGGTGCTAAGCGCCAGATAGGGGTTGATGGCCGTGGCTCCAAAGGCCAGCAGGCAGGCGAAATGATGTACTTCCCAAGCGTCGCCGGCTTCTACAACCAAGCCCACCGAGCCCCGGTATCCCTTCCGGATGAGGTGGTGATGCACCGCCGACACCGCTAGCAACGACGGAATGGCCGCGTGTTCCGAGTCGAGGTAGCGGTCCGAGAGAATCAGCACTTCAAACCCATCGTCCACGGCGTCTTCGGCGTAGCGGCACAGGCGGTCCAGGCCAGCTTTTAACGCGCCCGGCTTGCCATCGGCCCGGAAATAGGTGTTGATGGTTTTGGCGTTGAAGAGGCCCGTATCAATGCTGCGCAGCTTTTCCAGCTCGTGGTTGGTCAGGATGGGGTGATGCAGGGCCACGCAATGGCAGTGCATTTTGTCCTCATCGAGGATGTTACCGTTGTTGCCAATGAAGGTGGCCAGGCTCATCACCAGCCGCTCCCGAATAGGGTCAATGGGCGGGTTGGTAACCTGAGCAAAGAACTGCTTGAAGTAGCTGCTCAGGTGCTGGGGCTGGTCGGACAGCACCGCCAGCGGCGTATCAACGCCCATGGACCCAATGGGCTCCTTGCCATCCAGGGCCATGGGCGTCAGGATGGTATCGATGTCCTCGCGGGTGTAGCCGAACACCTGGTGGTACTTAAACACGGAGTCGGCGGAGAGGTCGGTGAACACCAGGCGCGGCTCGGGCAGCTCCTCCAGCCGAATCTGGTAGTCGCGGAGCCACTGGCCGTAGGGCTGGCGGGTAGCGGCCTGGGTTTTCAACTCCTCATCGGTAATGATCTGGCCGGCCACGGTGTCAATAAGGAGCATTTTGCCGGGCTGGAGGCGGCCCTTGCGCACCACGGCCGCTTCGGGCAGGCCCGCGCCCAGCACGCCCGCTTCGGAAGCTACCAGCACCCGCCCATCGTTCGTTACGGCGTAGCGCAAAGGGCGCAGGCCGTTGCGGTCCAGCATGGCACCAATCATGCGGCCATCGGTGAAGAGCAGAGCCGCTGGGCCATCCCAGGGGGCCATAAAGGTGGCATGGAACTCGTAGAAGGCCTTTTTCAGCGGGTCCATCTGCTCATTGCCGTCCCAGGCCTCCGGCACCAGCATCATCATGACGTGGGGCAGGGAGCGGCCACAGTGCAGGAGCAGCTCCACAATATTATCGAGGCAGGCCGAGTCCGATTGATTGGGAATGATAACCGGCAGTAGAATCTCCATTTCCTCCGCTGAGAAGAAGGGCGAGAGGTAGGAGGGGAGGCCGGCGTAAAACCAGTTCAGGTTACCGCGCAGGGTGTTGATTTCGCCATTATGGGCCAGCAGCCGAAATGGCTGGGCTAGTCGCCAGCTCGGGAAGGTGTTAGTGGAAAAGCGCGAGTGCACCATGCCAATGCCGGAGGTTACCCGCTCATCCGAAAGCTCGGGGAAGTAGCCGCGCACCTGGTAGGTGGTCAGCTGCCCCTTGTACACAATGACGCGGCAGGAGAGGGAGGTAAAGTACACCGCCTCGGCGGGCAGTTGGGCCGCCACCTCCCGGCTGATGAGTCGGCGCAGCACGTAGAGCTTACGCTCAAAATCCTCGGAGGTACTTACGCCACTCGGCCTACCCACAAACACCTGCTCAATGGCCGGCTCCCCCGACAAAGCCGTGGGGCCAATGCCGGCCGGATTCACGGGTACGGGCCGGTAGCCCAGCACGGGTATTCCTAGCCGGGCCGCGGCGGCGTTGATGATAGTGCGGCAGGCTTCGCGTTGGGCAGTTTCTTTGGGCAGAAAAGCCATGCCTACCCCATACTCGCCGGGCTCGGGCAGCCGAATGCCCAGCGTGGTGCATTCTTCCAGCAGAAACCAGTGCGGCAATTGCAGCAGCAGCCCGGCACCGTCGCCGGAGTCGGAGTCGCAGCCACAGGCGCCACGGTGCTCCATGTTTTCCAGAATGGTGAGGGCATCGGCGACAATCTGGTGCGATTTGCGGCCATCGACGTACGCAATAAAGCCGGTGCCGCAGGCGTCGTGTTCAAACTCGGGGCGGTAGAGGCCCTGGGGCGCGTGGTGCTCCATCGGAGAAAGGTGTCGTGGTTCGAGCGTGGAAAGGTGACCCCCGGCAGCAGGTCCGAAATAGCAACCTATTCACTGCCAGCAAACCCCATGACCCGGCCGCGCCTCATTTTCCGGTTTCTAACTTCCCGCAGCCTACCCCCCGAAACCTCCTCAATCCCTCCAAATAGCCTCCTAGCCAGGCGCTGCCGCGCTGCGTCTGCCAGAAAGTTGCTACCCCTGCTACGATTTCAAACCTTCCGCAGCCCCATCTTTACAGTATGAAAAACCTGCTTCGCCCCGACCTGAACTTTTGCCTCAACGGCCGCCTCTGGGTAGAAACCCCCGACGACCGGTTCATGGGCATTGGGCGGCTGGAACTACTCACGCTCATTCAGGAACACGGCTCCATCTCGAAGGCGGCCCAGGAAATGGGCATGTCCTACAAACGGGCCTGGGACCTGGTGGCTTCCCTGAACGCCCAGAGTGCTACACCATTGGTGCAAACTCAAACCGGTGGCAAGCGCGGCGGCGGGGCTGAAGTAACCCCCGAGGGCCAGCAGCTGATTCAGGAGTTCCGGGCCCTGCAGGAGCGGTTTCAGGCGTTTCTGGCAGTGGAAGCAGCTAGGTTGCTGTAAAACAGCGAAAGAGGAATTTGATATAACAAACAATGTAAGCACTTACGTAAATTATTTATGTTTGCAGTATGGAATTCTTTGATGAACTAGGCTCCGCCGCGCTGGGAAGCCGGCTGCGCCGACTGAGTGAGGTAATGACGAGCCAGGCCGCCGAAGTGTACGAGCTATACCATGTAGCCTTTGAGCCTCGCTGGTTTCCCGTGTTTTATGTGGTGGCCACGGAGCCGGGCCGGCACGTCGGCGACATTGCCGAGCGAATCGGGCAAACCCACGCCGCCGTTAGCCAGGTAGTAAAGGACCTGGTAAAGCACGAGCTGGTGCAGGTACAGCGCGGCGAAACCGACCAGCGGCGCAGCGTCATTTCGCTTACCGAAAAGGGTGCTGCCCTCTGGCCCGCCCTCCAGCAGCAAACCGCCGACGTACGCCAAGCCACCGAGACGCTACTCGCCGAAACCCGCCACAACCTCTGGCTGGCCATCGGGGAAATGGAATACGCGTTGTCGCGCCAGAGCCTAGGGGCGCGGGTGAAGTCAGTGCGGGATGCGCGGGTAGCGGGAGCGGTGCAGATCCTGGATTATGAGCCGCGGTTTCAGCCCGATTTCAAGCGCCTCAATACTGAGTGGATTGAGCGGTATTTCCGGGTGGAAGAACCGGACCTGAAAGCCCT is a genomic window containing:
- the gltB gene encoding glutamate synthase large subunit, whose translation is MEHHAPQGLYRPEFEHDACGTGFIAYVDGRKSHQIVADALTILENMEHRGACGCDSDSGDGAGLLLQLPHWFLLEECTTLGIRLPEPGEYGVGMAFLPKETAQREACRTIINAAAARLGIPVLGYRPVPVNPAGIGPTALSGEPAIEQVFVGRPSGVSTSEDFERKLYVLRRLISREVAAQLPAEAVYFTSLSCRVIVYKGQLTTYQVRGYFPELSDERVTSGIGMVHSRFSTNTFPSWRLAQPFRLLAHNGEINTLRGNLNWFYAGLPSYLSPFFSAEEMEILLPVIIPNQSDSACLDNIVELLLHCGRSLPHVMMMLVPEAWDGNEQMDPLKKAFYEFHATFMAPWDGPAALLFTDGRMIGAMLDRNGLRPLRYAVTNDGRVLVASEAGVLGAGLPEAAVVRKGRLQPGKMLLIDTVAGQIITDEELKTQAATRQPYGQWLRDYQIRLEELPEPRLVFTDLSADSVFKYHQVFGYTREDIDTILTPMALDGKEPIGSMGVDTPLAVLSDQPQHLSSYFKQFFAQVTNPPIDPIRERLVMSLATFIGNNGNILDEDKMHCHCVALHHPILTNHELEKLRSIDTGLFNAKTINTYFRADGKPGALKAGLDRLCRYAEDAVDDGFEVLILSDRYLDSEHAAIPSLLAVSAVHHHLIRKGYRGSVGLVVEAGDAWEVHHFACLLAFGATAINPYLALSTIRTLHGDGRLGPAQEVGKLQANYSKAVCDGLLKIFSKMGISTLQSYHGAQVFEILGINREVVDAYFTGAVTRIGGLGLDEIARETLFKHYQGFRSSTLEEQSLLPEGGVYQWRRRGEAHQFNPETVHLLQHATRTGNYETYQRYAQLVNAPSKGTFSLRGLLDFAHHRPAVPLAEVESAESIMRRFATGAMSFGSISHEAHSTLAIAMNRIGGKSNTGEGGEDPLRYEAMENGDSMRSAIKQVASARFGVTAHYLTNADELQIKMAQGAKPGEGGQLPGHKVDEWIARVRHATPGVGLISPPPHHDIYSIEDLAQLIFDLKNANRQARINVKLVSKAGVGTIAAGVAKAHADVILVAGYDGGTGASSMSSIRHAGLPWELGLAEAHQTLVRNQLRSRVVLQTDGQLKTGRDLAIATLLGAEEWGVATAALVAGGCVMMRKCHLNTCPVGVATQDPELRRLFSGQPEHIVNLFRFMAEELREIMAALGFRTVNEMVGRAQFLKPRPNIQHWKARHLDLRDLLYLTSPEPGSTLHHSEDQDHGLSNILDWQLLQYAQPALDHQQPVAAEFVVGNTDRTVGTMLSNEITKRYHAAGLPLHTINYTFRGAAGQSFGAFSVRGLSFRLEGEANDYVGKGLSGARLIIYPTPDGNFVPEQNIIIGNVALYGATSGELFVRGQAGERFAVRNSGATAVVEGVGDHGCEYMTGGRALILGRTGRNFAAGMSGGIAWVYDADGTFPQNCNPEMVELDPLDTDDEAQIQHLLRQHTELTGSQLAAFLLSNWPEEAGKFVKVFPSEYKKVLQKARYETVQ
- a CDS encoding winged helix-turn-helix domain-containing protein; this encodes MKNLLRPDLNFCLNGRLWVETPDDRFMGIGRLELLTLIQEHGSISKAAQEMGMSYKRAWDLVASLNAQSATPLVQTQTGGKRGGGAEVTPEGQQLIQEFRALQERFQAFLAVEAARLL
- a CDS encoding bifunctional helix-turn-helix transcriptional regulator/GNAT family N-acetyltransferase; translation: MEFFDELGSAALGSRLRRLSEVMTSQAAEVYELYHVAFEPRWFPVFYVVATEPGRHVGDIAERIGQTHAAVSQVVKDLVKHELVQVQRGETDQRRSVISLTEKGAALWPALQQQTADVRQATETLLAETRHNLWLAIGEMEYALSRQSLGARVKSVRDARVAGAVQILDYEPRFQPDFKRLNTEWIERYFRVEEPDLKALDHPEEYILQSGGRILLAEYQGQIVGACALLRMDADTVELAKMAVSPAAQGLGIGFRLGEAAIVQARVLGAKRIYLESNTKLAPAIQLYHKLGFRKTVAGQPSPYERCNIQMELVLQEVKG